The following coding sequences lie in one Rhizobium rhododendri genomic window:
- a CDS encoding carbohydrate ABC transporter permease encodes MSVNTLATPSGAPNASLRPRRKPRRDWMGLLYVAPALALVLVFFLVPLGMTAWMSLHNWPLIGVPRWVGFANYKALWNDINFWNALAFTIRYTIAATIGLLLVGFALALLVEKSRPFAGFYRTAFFLPVVIGFASASLLWSWLSNVDSGLFSPLAEALGLTDGRVNLLATFAPAFWSVTAMVIWKMAGFYMVILMSGLHSIPADFTEAARIDGANALQRFRFITLPLVRRPFALALILCVSGSMLAFDQFYIILAGGPQNKTITAVYWIFSQSFVSFRLGYGAALSMVLLAILVVLSVIQLRLLGDREAAR; translated from the coding sequence ATGTCAGTCAATACTCTGGCGACGCCAAGCGGCGCGCCCAATGCCTCTCTGCGTCCCCGGCGCAAGCCGCGTCGTGACTGGATGGGACTTCTCTACGTGGCTCCGGCGCTGGCGCTGGTCCTCGTCTTCTTTCTCGTGCCTCTTGGCATGACCGCCTGGATGTCGCTGCACAACTGGCCGCTGATCGGCGTGCCGCGCTGGGTCGGCTTTGCCAACTACAAGGCGCTCTGGAACGACATCAACTTCTGGAACGCGCTCGCCTTCACCATCCGCTACACCATCGCAGCCACGATCGGCCTTTTGCTGGTCGGTTTTGCGCTAGCCCTCCTGGTGGAAAAGTCACGACCGTTCGCCGGCTTCTATCGTACCGCGTTTTTTCTGCCGGTGGTGATCGGTTTCGCCTCGGCGAGCCTATTGTGGAGCTGGTTGTCGAATGTCGACAGCGGACTGTTTTCCCCTTTGGCCGAGGCGCTGGGTCTCACGGATGGCCGCGTGAACCTTCTCGCCACCTTTGCACCCGCCTTTTGGTCGGTCACCGCCATGGTGATCTGGAAGATGGCGGGCTTCTACATGGTCATCCTGATGAGCGGACTGCACTCCATTCCGGCCGACTTCACGGAGGCCGCCCGGATCGACGGCGCGAACGCGCTTCAGCGGTTCCGCTTCATTACGCTGCCGCTGGTGCGCCGTCCTTTTGCCCTTGCGCTCATTTTGTGCGTTTCCGGCTCCATGCTCGCCTTCGACCAATTCTACATCATTCTCGCCGGCGGACCGCAGAACAAGACGATCACCGCAGTTTACTGGATTTTCAGCCAGTCCTTCGTGTCCTTCCGTCTCGGTTATGGTGCGGCGCTGTCGATGGTGCTGCTTGCCATTTTGGTGGTGCTGAGCGTGATCCAGCTGCGACTGCTGGGTGACAGGGAGGCCGCGCGATGA
- a CDS encoding ABC transporter substrate-binding protein, whose translation MKKWILGFSGLVAASLALPLSASADTFTLWTRSDSSTFMPKLVDAFNNSQKEHHADLQIVPVNELVQKYAVAAAGGTAPDALSLDLIYTPAFAAAGQLEDLTDFAKSLPYFNALSKAHISVGTYNDRIYGVPFSADGSVLIWNKKLFRQAGLDPDKGPATWAEIRSDAEKVNALGGDIKGFYFSGNCGGCNIFTFTPLIWASGGDIFSADGRKVTLDTPQMRDAIAFYQGMARDKLIPAGAQTDTGANFFSAFATGKIGITPSGSFAIGALNSQSPDLEYGVAPLPGKEGGSSSFAGGDNFVVSKGTKKMEAVKAFLEFSYSLDGQKLLARNGSLPIRSDIAKEALAGLDSRYLIAADAMAKGRTPYSTVFNDLINSANGPWITMLNTAFFGGPDAIEPAIQAAQSAMQSIVDTAP comes from the coding sequence ATGAAGAAATGGATATTGGGGTTCAGCGGCCTTGTCGCAGCATCGCTCGCTCTGCCGCTATCCGCCAGCGCGGATACTTTCACGCTCTGGACGCGGTCCGACAGCTCGACCTTCATGCCGAAGCTCGTCGATGCATTCAACAACAGCCAGAAGGAGCATCACGCGGATCTGCAGATCGTACCGGTCAATGAACTCGTGCAAAAATACGCCGTGGCAGCGGCCGGCGGGACGGCACCTGATGCCCTATCGCTCGACCTGATCTACACGCCCGCCTTTGCCGCGGCCGGTCAATTGGAGGATTTGACCGATTTTGCAAAGTCCCTGCCCTATTTCAACGCTCTGTCGAAGGCGCACATTTCAGTCGGGACCTACAACGACCGCATCTATGGCGTGCCGTTCTCCGCTGATGGCTCGGTGCTCATCTGGAACAAGAAGTTGTTCAGGCAGGCTGGTCTCGATCCCGACAAGGGGCCAGCGACGTGGGCGGAAATCCGTAGCGATGCGGAAAAGGTCAATGCCCTCGGGGGAGATATCAAAGGCTTCTACTTCTCCGGCAACTGCGGCGGCTGCAATATCTTCACCTTCACGCCGCTCATATGGGCGTCGGGCGGCGACATCTTCTCCGCCGATGGCCGCAAGGTTACGCTGGATACGCCTCAGATGCGGGATGCGATCGCCTTCTATCAGGGCATGGCAAGAGACAAGCTCATTCCGGCAGGCGCACAAACGGACACGGGGGCGAATTTCTTCTCTGCCTTCGCCACTGGCAAGATCGGCATCACGCCGTCCGGTTCCTTCGCCATCGGCGCGCTCAATTCGCAAAGTCCAGATCTCGAATACGGCGTCGCTCCCCTTCCGGGCAAGGAAGGCGGCTCCTCCTCCTTTGCCGGCGGCGACAATTTTGTCGTCTCCAAGGGGACCAAGAAAATGGAGGCGGTGAAGGCGTTCCTCGAGTTCTCCTATTCGCTCGACGGCCAGAAGCTGCTTGCCCGCAACGGTTCGCTGCCGATCCGTAGCGATATCGCCAAGGAAGCGCTGGCAGGCCTCGATTCACGCTATCTGATTGCTGCCGACGCGATGGCCAAGGGCCGGACGCCCTATTCCACTGTGTTTAACGATCTGATCAACTCCGCCAACGGCCCATGGATCACCATGCTGAACACGGCCTTCTTCGGTGGACCGGATGCGATCGAACCGGCGATCCAGGCCGCGCAGAGCGCCATGCAGTCGATCGTCGACACCGCGCCCTGA
- a CDS encoding LacI family DNA-binding transcriptional regulator, whose product MSGDRTEVAARITIKDVALAANVSVSTASKALNERGRMTVETRKRIQDIAQKMGFRPNAMARALVHQRSFTLGLLTNDTYGRFTLPIAAGLSSAMADRGVSVFLCAIDDDPERVRLNLEAMEDKRVDGLVVSGKRIDRVLPVDLPAVHMPVVYVNAACPPGAIGFVPDDEGGAHAAVAHLVSLGRTRIAHVTGPRSFGAVGLREKGWLRALSEAALPCFGAALSGEWSERFGYESGQLLVAKPVSDRPDAVFCGNDQIARGLIDALTLAGLRVPEDIAVVGFDNWEIFATATRPPLTTVDMALKELGRQAGVTLLDLIDGKPVEAGQRRLPCRLKVRQSCGSEEPSTE is encoded by the coding sequence TTGTCAGGCGACAGGACAGAGGTCGCCGCGCGCATCACGATTAAAGACGTTGCGCTTGCTGCGAACGTATCGGTTTCCACTGCATCCAAGGCCCTAAACGAGCGCGGCCGTATGACGGTCGAGACCCGGAAACGCATACAGGATATCGCGCAGAAGATGGGTTTTCGCCCGAACGCCATGGCGCGCGCGCTCGTTCACCAGCGCTCATTCACCCTTGGCCTTCTCACCAATGACACATACGGTCGCTTTACCCTCCCAATTGCCGCCGGCCTGTCGTCCGCGATGGCAGATCGTGGAGTGTCGGTCTTTCTGTGTGCCATTGACGACGATCCGGAGCGCGTGCGGCTCAATCTGGAAGCGATGGAGGACAAGCGCGTCGACGGGCTGGTGGTTTCCGGAAAGCGTATCGACCGTGTGCTGCCGGTCGATCTTCCTGCCGTTCACATGCCTGTCGTCTACGTCAATGCGGCCTGTCCTCCAGGCGCCATCGGTTTTGTCCCCGACGACGAGGGAGGCGCGCATGCGGCCGTCGCCCATCTCGTCAGCCTCGGTCGCACGCGCATTGCGCATGTGACGGGTCCGCGCAGCTTCGGCGCCGTCGGCCTGCGGGAAAAGGGCTGGCTGCGCGCGCTCTCCGAAGCGGCGCTCCCCTGCTTTGGCGCGGCGCTGTCCGGCGAATGGTCCGAACGCTTTGGCTACGAAAGCGGACAGCTGCTCGTTGCAAAGCCAGTGTCTGATCGGCCCGATGCGGTGTTTTGCGGCAACGACCAGATCGCCCGCGGGCTGATCGACGCCTTGACGCTTGCGGGTCTCAGGGTGCCGGAGGACATCGCCGTCGTCGGCTTCGACAACTGGGAGATTTTTGCAACGGCCACGCGTCCGCCGCTGACGACAGTCGATATGGCCCTCAAGGAGTTGGGGCGCCAGGCTGGCGTCACGCTACTTGATCTCATTGACGGCAAGCCGGTGGAGGCCGGGCAGCGCCGTCTTCCGTGCCGCTTGAAGGTGCGTCAATCGTGCGGTTCGGAGGAGCCGTCGACTGAATAG
- a CDS encoding GMC family oxidoreductase has product MGEGDKATAALVIGGGAARAGSRPVDVIIVGAGSAGSVLATRLSADPHRHVLLLEAGPSFAPTGYPKSLTDAGTVGTPDFDWHYHSDDKERLGHDIPLPRGRVVGGSSAVNGTVAMRARPSDFARWAARGIKGWSWNEVSAAFEALENTPTGDSAVHGRSGPFPIRQRTLSELTPSSRAFVQAARHLGLADVQDFNGDAADGAGAYPLNVVDEMRMNTGIVYLTAEVRARSNLAIRSGSEVDNIVFSGHRATGVRLVSGEVLTAGEIILSGGAFGSPAILLRSGIGPASDLRALEIPVLAGLPVGARLQDHPFFYNVYALKASEKAMRPAAGALVWTGSSLSVGGELDLQVSATHFIDPKASPTGGAIVLAAAVTLPRSIGSFHLTSRDPRIAPRIHYNFFDDPSDLDRMVEAVRLSREIGRTAPFAGMVDHEMAPGAGIQSDADLRANIVANIAAYQHPTSTVPMGPDTDDTAVVDAFGGVRGFQGLRVVDASILPDIPSVPTNVTTIMVAERIAARILA; this is encoded by the coding sequence ATGGGTGAAGGTGACAAGGCAACGGCTGCCTTAGTAATCGGCGGGGGTGCTGCCCGGGCAGGCTCGCGACCGGTCGACGTCATCATCGTCGGAGCCGGATCTGCGGGATCCGTGCTTGCGACACGGCTCAGTGCCGATCCCCATCGTCACGTGCTGTTGCTGGAGGCCGGCCCCAGCTTTGCACCGACGGGCTACCCGAAAAGCCTGACCGACGCCGGCACTGTCGGTACGCCCGATTTCGACTGGCACTACCACAGCGACGACAAGGAAAGGCTCGGCCATGACATTCCGCTGCCACGCGGCCGGGTCGTCGGCGGCAGCTCGGCAGTCAACGGTACTGTCGCCATGCGGGCACGACCGTCAGATTTTGCGCGCTGGGCAGCGCGCGGAATTAAGGGATGGTCCTGGAATGAAGTGTCTGCCGCGTTCGAGGCGCTGGAGAACACCCCGACCGGCGACAGCGCCGTTCACGGTCGATCCGGCCCTTTCCCGATCAGGCAGCGCACCCTTAGCGAACTGACGCCGTCGTCGAGAGCCTTCGTCCAGGCCGCCCGCCACCTTGGCCTTGCCGACGTGCAGGATTTCAACGGCGACGCTGCGGACGGGGCAGGGGCATACCCGCTGAACGTCGTCGACGAGATGCGGATGAACACCGGCATCGTCTATCTGACCGCCGAGGTCCGTGCCCGTTCGAACCTTGCGATCCGCAGCGGGTCCGAAGTGGACAACATTGTCTTTAGCGGCCATCGCGCCACGGGCGTTCGGCTGGTCTCCGGAGAAGTCCTCACAGCAGGCGAAATCATCCTTTCGGGCGGGGCATTCGGCAGTCCGGCCATTCTCCTTCGCTCCGGCATCGGTCCGGCCAGCGATCTGCGTGCTCTGGAAATCCCGGTGCTGGCGGGTCTGCCGGTCGGCGCACGTCTCCAGGACCATCCGTTCTTCTACAATGTCTACGCGCTGAAGGCGTCGGAAAAAGCCATGAGACCTGCGGCCGGCGCGCTTGTCTGGACGGGCTCATCTTTGTCGGTCGGCGGCGAACTCGATCTTCAGGTGTCCGCCACGCACTTCATCGACCCGAAGGCCAGCCCCACCGGTGGAGCGATCGTTCTCGCCGCCGCCGTAACCCTGCCGCGGTCCATTGGCTCCTTCCATCTGACGTCGCGCGATCCGCGCATCGCGCCGCGCATTCACTACAATTTCTTCGACGACCCCAGCGATCTCGACAGGATGGTGGAGGCGGTCAGACTCTCCCGGGAGATCGGCAGAACGGCGCCGTTCGCAGGCATGGTTGACCACGAGATGGCACCGGGGGCTGGCATCCAGAGCGACGCGGACCTGCGCGCCAACATCGTCGCCAATATCGCAGCCTACCAGCATCCGACTTCGACGGTCCCGATGGGGCCGGACACCGACGACACCGCCGTCGTCGATGCCTTTGGGGGCGTGCGCGGTTTCCAGGGCCTTCGTGTCGTCGATGCCTCCATCCTGCCGGACATTCCATCGGTTCCAACCAACGTCACCACCATCATGGTCGCCGAGCGGATCGCCGCCCGCATCCTCGCCTAG
- a CDS encoding oxidoreductase, giving the protein MSQTTSRNWLITGVSSGLGRTLAQAALAQGDHVVGTVRNAANKAEFEAVAPGRSSAVVLDVTDVASVEAGLAEAATLFGGRIDVLVNNAGWGMLGAVEETSETEAKAVFDTNFFGQLNVLRAALPIMRAAGTGHIVAASAVGGFTGFAGLGVYSAAKAAVDIMNEALAQEVAPFGIKVTILTLGIFRTNFASSSLKHVGQTIAAYEDNPVGKFRGFMDQISGKQPNDPQRGAEAILKLVASEKPPLHLALGDDAVAVMERKMASMKSDIDAWREVSASVVFPK; this is encoded by the coding sequence ATGTCGCAGACAACATCCAGGAACTGGCTGATCACCGGCGTATCGTCGGGTCTCGGCCGCACCCTTGCGCAAGCCGCGCTGGCTCAGGGCGATCATGTGGTCGGCACGGTTCGCAATGCCGCCAACAAGGCCGAGTTCGAGGCTGTCGCACCGGGCCGCTCGTCTGCCGTCGTCCTCGATGTTACCGATGTTGCTTCCGTGGAGGCCGGGCTCGCTGAGGCGGCCACCCTGTTCGGTGGCCGGATCGACGTCCTTGTCAACAATGCCGGATGGGGGATGCTGGGCGCGGTCGAGGAGACCAGCGAGACCGAGGCGAAGGCGGTGTTCGACACCAACTTCTTCGGCCAGCTCAATGTCTTGCGGGCGGCACTGCCGATCATGCGGGCTGCAGGAACCGGTCACATCGTCGCCGCATCCGCCGTCGGCGGGTTTACGGGCTTTGCCGGGCTTGGGGTGTACTCTGCGGCAAAGGCTGCGGTCGACATCATGAACGAGGCTCTGGCGCAAGAGGTCGCGCCGTTCGGGATCAAGGTGACAATCCTGACACTGGGCATTTTCCGCACCAACTTCGCCTCGTCATCGCTGAAGCATGTCGGCCAGACGATTGCCGCCTATGAGGACAACCCCGTCGGCAAGTTCCGTGGATTCATGGACCAGATCTCCGGCAAGCAGCCGAACGATCCCCAGCGTGGTGCCGAGGCAATTCTCAAGCTCGTCGCCTCCGAAAAGCCGCCTCTGCATCTTGCGCTTGGAGACGACGCGGTCGCCGTCATGGAACGCAAGATGGCGTCGATGAAGAGCGATATCGATGCCTGGCGCGAAGTCAGTGCATCGGTCGTGTTCCCGAAATGA